The segment AATCCACTTTGTTATTGGGCCTATGAGGCAGATCACTATATAGAATACCACATGCCATTTATCAGTAGAATCAAGAGATAATGCTAGAAGATGGAATTGAAATGCAAATTGAAGTCTACCTGACTGGGAGAAGGTATTTTCAGTTTCTGTGAGTACAATGACAATAGTTATGTTGGATGAATGACAGATACACCGTAAGAAAACATTTGACAGAAGCAACTcagctcattgaaacctgttcCCCCAACTGTAAGCCACACAGTTCCTCTAAAGGTTCCATTGAACTACTCAAAAAATGCCAACAACTTTACTGCAAAAAATGCAATATTTGATGTAGATTGAGTTTTATGTTGCTATTTATAAAAGGCAGACTGCTAATAAAATTATTCAAACAAATTTAAGGAGAGTTTTCAATATCCAATGCTTTAACATTGCATATTTGCAATTAACATTAAAGGAGATCTGTAACCAAGTCTTCAAAGTTGCCATGGCAGTGTAGTGGTCGCTGTGACGGTATTACAGCTTGGAGCAGTGCcgtgttcaattctggcaccgttcTGAAAGGAGTTGCTTGTGTCCTCCTCGTGGGATGTGTGGGATTActctgtgctccagtttcctcccatagtccaaagacgtactgggtacGTTCAATGGTCATTgataaactgtcctgtgattaatcAGGGCTGCTGGGGTGGCATGACTAGAAGGCCTTACTCTGCTCTATtgctcaataaacaaacaaaacaggTCTTTTTTCCCCAAACCAGTTTATAAATTACTATTTATAGCAAGTGGAGAAGGCACTTTCTAAAAGTAACTCATGCATCAACATCAGTTTAGAAATGCAGTCTGTTAGGGTGGGTTCCAGGATTAACCAAGAGCTGGAGCAAGGAATGATGAACAGAGAGAGACTCAGATTGAGCTTTTATAAAGCAGTGAATCaataaattttcaccttccctttGATAGGAACCATGTGAAGGTTAGAAAGGTTCTGGAATGTGGGCACTGTTCCACCAGCTTCTTGCCCAAGGATTTTCAAAAACCCATCCAATTTTCCACCACAAATAGAAAATATACTCAATCTTCATATGCAAACTGAAAAATTATTGCAATTGTAAAAACATGCATTTCAAGCAATTTACAAGATGAAGCCTGTTACCATCTCCCAATGAAACAAATTCAAAAACTGCAAAGGACTCTTATGATACCTCCATAACATTCCTTTTTCATTCCCTAGAATTAAGATAATCAGTTTACTGTGCACAATGAAACTCCCCAAATCAGCAATGGCAAACCTATGACATGCATGCCTACGATGACATGTAGTGCCACCCTTCAATTCTTTatactcaattttttttaaatatacaaaatgATTATCTTTACTGTAAAATgaaacaatgatttttttttaaacacctgAGTAGTGAGATATTTTCTAAGAAAATATCTCCTGGCAGCTTGGTGTTAGCTGGATGGTAATAAGAATACGTGACTTTGAATGGCACATTTAGAAATCCTTTCAGACATGGTGTACACATTAGTATTTGGATAGTAAACAGTTGGGCTAATTGGCCTTGTCTTCACTGCTTATATAGTTTTTGTTGTTTGTGACTGAACAGTGATAATGGTAAATACTATGTAGATTACCACCTCCATGAATATTCATGTCAGCCATCATTTTCAGTGATGAATTTGGTTAAATCTAATTATAGGAGGAGACTTACTTATCAAACTAGTGCTATATACTCAGCTGCCAAATAAATGCCAGAAAATATGTGATCATTAGTTTAGGGACAAATCTCTCACTGAGAGTAAAGTGTAATTATTTTCCTTTCCCTCATCTTTTATGAATATGCACCAAAACTTAGTATCCTGTTGACATTTGTTACATTTAGAGGTACAATGACAATAGTATTTAGAAATTATGCTAATTTTCAATTCTTTATAAGATTAATATGAATCATTTTGAACAGGCTtcctaaaatgcttcatttatttcaatctgttcTTGTTATACTTTATTAATAATAGAACACTGAATACATGTAAATAAGCAACAAAACTCATTATTTTTCCTCTTAAAAGACAATTATTGTAACTGATTATTCAGTGATCATCTgtgctcaaaattaccatggcatGCAAGAAGAATTTTTTTGAAGATTATTTTCAAATTGTGCATAAACACTTAAAGATTTGCTACCTTTGGCCCAAGTATACTGTTTATTTTAAAGTGATGATATCATGCTCTGATTGGCTGGATGGAATTCCGTGTGTGGTATGTTCATCTCTGGATTATTACGCAACTCTCACATTGACAAGTTTTAAAAATGAATGATCAATCAAAACTCTCCATCTTGCTCTTCTTCATCCCAGCCACATGACTCAATTTGGTCATCCTGTGGGAAGTCAACTTCCAGGTCATAAACAAATTCTGGGTCACTGGGTTTTCGCTGGTTCTTTTCAAACAGTTCAtccattatttttttcttttttgccaATTCATTGTCATCAAGTTTATTGAGGTCCTCCTCTGGGTTAATAGAGTTTGTCCTCATGAATGCCTCCAAACTTTTTTCAAGACTCAGCCCATTCAGGCTGTCCCTCAGTAGGTGGAACAATTTCTGCAGCTGCTGTTGTGACACTCCATTTAGATATACTTGGTGTCGAGGGTTATTCTTAATCTCTTCTGCGGCTCGGCCGCAATCTATTAAagatttttaaaaggaaaactatATTACATCCTGTGTTTATATTCAAATCATTTTTTCATTGTATTCCTTTTTGAAGTATAAATAGTATTTACTCAACAGGAGCTTGGAATagtgcaccacacacaaaatgctggaggagctcagcaggccaggcagcatctatggaaaaaaaagaacagtcgccatttcaggccaaaacatcgactatatttttctccacagatgctgcctggcctgctgagctcctccagcattttgagcattgctcagatttccagtatctgcagattttcacttgtttagAATAACGCAAGAAAAAAATAACAGGTTATCCAATATCAGTACAGTCAGTGTGATTTCAACATGATCAGTCAGCCTTATTTCTTCGAATGTGGTTTAATGCTGAAGAGAAGAACTTCAAAAAGAGGAAGCAGCTTTGATCATAACTCAAAAGGAAATCTGATTTTTCAGAGCTACACAACAGGTCAAAACAGCAAAATTTGTACCATTTAACTTTATAGGCTTCAATAGAACAAACTATATTTTTCAGTGTCTAGTTTCCCTATACATACAAATTACTCCTTGTGCAAATTCTGTGCCACTAGGATACACATCAAGATTTTTGACATGGTATTTTGTACACTCCACTTGACTTTAAATCtacttttaaaaaaaggcagattaATACATTTATTTCTTCCTTGTATGTGATTCAGTTTGCAAAATCCTTTTACTTCAGCTTTCAGTTAATTTtactttaaattatttttaaaccaATTTCCCTTACCTTCAGTTTTATGTCATTTGGCACTACATGAGGACAAGGAAATAGAAGGGATCTACTAACTTGTTGAATACAGGCCATCAACATTCTTGCACCAATATATTCTATTGGATTTAATCAAATAGTTTGTTATGGGGTTGATTGTGTTACCTAGTATTAACATAATTGCCTCCCATAATTACATACCAATGGAAATTGTGTAACACACTTGATTAAATGTTGGTATTGATATTTTAAATCAAAATATTATCTTCAAGTTGTAGAGTAAATCTTTATTAAAATCATCCAACAATACAAGTAGAAAGTTTTTCCACCCATGTCCAATACTTCACAACATCCTATCTTCAGCACTGTAGAACCACTCAATAATTTAGCATCTACCCCGTTTCTACAATGTTGAATGGGCTAGCTATGATTAAATATAAATAATGTCCTCACCTgaaaatctggagaaatttcgAATAGGTATCAGTCTTTGTCGAGTCTTCTTAGTACTTTCATCTTCATAGATTAAAACAATAGTAGGTGGCTTAAATTTAACACCACACTTTCTTGGAATATAGGTCATTTTGTTTCAGCTGCAAGACTCAAAACCCATAGTCAATTCATCAGCAAGGTTAGAGAGTCAGTGGTGTTATGACAATCAGTAATATCTCCGATGGTCCCCAGGTATCTTCAGAATgaatttctacattttgaaaaggaTTGATGAATAATTTATAAGAAATATACTTTTtggggaaaaataataaattgAAATCATGATACTTTCTTCCGAAATTTTACAAAATAGTGGCAGTACTGAATTTAGATATAATATCTCAAATGACCTGTATTGTTTCAATGTGATTTGCTGGGGAACAACTGGCAACCTCAATTAATAGACCCTGATCATGTGCAATTCTGAACAGAGCGTGTCCACAAGGAACTTGGCAAATCCTCAAGACTGAGCTTGATTTTTTTTATTCGCACTGGATGTCTATCAAACGctggttaattttccacattccTGACATGGTGAGCTAAATAATACTGTTCCACTACTTCAATGGCTTAGATCAGATAGATCTTCTGAGCTGTATGTAACATTCACTTATCAAATGCTGGGAAAGCTCACCCCAGTGCAATTGgatctggatttcctcacttgcagaacccagtcagtctggattgagaaaaacatctccacaatctccattagtacaggagcaccacagggatgtgtgcttacccCCTGCTCTcgtcgctttacacctatgactgtgtggctaagcacagctccaacaccagatacaagtttgctgatcacACCACTGTCCTggactgtatcaaagggggtgatgaatcagcaaacagTAGGAAGATTGAAAAActgactgagtggtgtaataacaacaatctctcactcaatgtcattaagaccaatgaactgattgtagacttcaggagagggaaaccagaggtccatgcacCAGTACTCAGAGGTGGacaggatcagtaactttaaattaacTTCAAACCTCATcacaacactcaggttggaggagcaacatcttatattccatctgggtagcctccagggatgcccctctatcccgaggctgtgccctcttgtcctagactctcccaccatgggaaatatcctttccacatctattctgtctaggcctttcaacattcaaaaggtttcaatgagatccccccttaaacttctaaattccagtgagtacagacccagagttatcaaaccttcctcgtatgataaccctttcatttccagaatcactgactcaacctgcaagttaacctttagtgtgttctgcacaaggactcccaaatccctcagatttttgtatccacccccccccaccagtatagaaaatagtctgcacatttatttctactaccaaagtgcatgaccatgcatatTCCAACActgaatttcatttgccactttcttgcccattttgctaatctgtctgtcctgcagtctacctgtttcctcaacactacctacccctctaccagtcttcatatcatctgcaaacttggcaagccatctattccatcatctaaatcatttatatacaacacAAAAAGCAGTTGCAACACCAACCCCCgcggaacaacactagtcactggcagtcaatcagaaaaaggtattttattcccactcactgccccttatcaatcagccagtgctctaactatgccagtaactttcctgtaattccaaaggctcttaacttggtaagcagccttctgtggcaccttgtcaaaggccttctgaaagtctaaatatatAACATTCGCTACATGCCCTTTATCTATACTACCTGTAAtctgaaagaattccaacaggttcatcaggcaagactttcccttaggGAAACCATGACTTTCTCCTAAGTTGTTCTGTGTCatctcacctcatccttaacaattgattccaaaatcttcccaagcactaaggtcaggctaactggtctataattacttttctgctgccttctcctttCTTAAAAGTGAGGTGACATATAATGCCCCTTTTCACCAATCCCcactcaccttatcttcttacctgcctggtcatgttgtagatagtgtagaggattgtcaaagattgcagagagtcattgataggatgcagaagtgggctgagaagtgacagatggagttcaacccagagaagtgtgaggtggtacactttggaaggacaaactccaaggcagagtacaaagtaaatggcaggatacttggtagtctggaggagcagagggatctgggggtacatgtccacagatccctgaaagttgcctcataggtagatagggtagttaagaaagcttatggggtgttggctttcataagtcgacggatagagtttaagagtcccgaggtaatgatgcagctctataaaattctggttaggccacacttggagtaggaaggatgtggaagcattggaaagggtacagaggacatttaccaggatgctgcctggtttagagagtacggattatgatcagagattaagggagctagggctttactctttggagagaaggaggatgagaggagacatgatagaggtgtacaagacattaagaggaatagatagagtggatagccagcacctcttccccagagcaccactgctcaatacaagaggacatggctttaaggtaaggggtgggaagttcaagggagatattagaggaaggtttttttttactcagagagtggttggtgcagggaatgcactgcctgagtcagtggtggaggcagatactctagtgaagtttaagagactactagacaggtatatggaggaatttaaagtggggtcttatatgggaggcagggtttgagggtcggcacaacattgtgggccgaaggacatgtaatgtgctgtaattttatgttctatgcccattgcctccctctgatattcttctccattttctttcttccaaggccttctgttctctcctatcagattcctcccccccccacttctccagccctgtatctgttgcactaatcaacttcccagctctttacttcacccctccaggtttcacctacaacttcgtttcttcctcccctttcccGCCCCCGCCCTTTATCCTgactcattttttttctccagtcctgctgaagggtctcggcccgaaatatcttCTGTTTGCTCTTCTCCAtaactgctgcctggcctgccgagtttctccagcacttagTGTGTGGGTTCAAACAATATAAACACCCCATAACTGCGAATGTATGAATAAACTCGTACTATTTACACTTCACTATAATTGTTACAATTAATAATAAAACATTAGCATTATCAAACCTGTTAAtcgtcagtttttttttaaattactaatTGCTCAAACAGCAGTTAGCTTGTTAAAGATACAAACCGCCAGCAGACTGAAATAGGCCGCGTTCCCTTGACAACCAGGTCTATCTTCTTGGGACAagttttacttatttagagatagaggCCCTTCGAGCCGCGCCGCTCCCCGACAACGCCGATTACACCCTAACCTACACGGTAGGACTTCGGCCTTTAAACCGGAGAAAGCCCACGCATTTCATGCGGACACCGGGATTGAACTCGGAATACCGACGCCCCGACCTGTACAAACACCGCGCTATCGAGGCGGTTAGTAAGGTGCCTGAAAAATAAACAATACGAAAACGGCGGTATAATTATTTTCGGTCAATTGCGAAGTCTTCTGATAAATTGACATGATTATATTTTCGCCTTCGAGCCATGGACAGGAAGATCTGAATTGGAAGTTTAGATGGGATTTTCACAGGCAGAGGCAGGCTGCTGAGGACGCGAGGGGATGTTGGCGTCGCTCTGGCGGGATCCCTCTGATGGGCCGGTTGTGTGCGGCCTTCCTGCTGCTGTCCGGGTGTGTTTGTCTGGGGGTCGCTCGGGGTAAGGATGGGCAAAGGGTCCGGCCCCGGATGGTCGGGAGGGGAGGACGCTGGTGCAGAATGAtccattcaatcaaggctgacCCCATTTATCAATCGCGAACCTGTCGGTCTCTGTATTTACGCGGAATGCCGTGGCCTCCACGGAGCTCTGTGATAATGAATTACTCACATTCACCAACCTCTGACTGaacaaatttctcctcatctcacttctaaagggacgtccctttagaggCTGTGCCCTGgtatcctagaatcccctacgAACAGAAGCAccctctccacgtctactctatccaggcctttcagtattcggtaAATGCGAAGTCAACCGTTTTGGAAGGAAAACTAAAAGATCAGATTACTATTTAAATGGTGACAGATTGCAATATGCATTTGCGTAGAGGATCCTGAGTGCTTGTGTATACATTATAAAAGGAAGGTTTGCAGCTgtaacaggttattaagaaggcaagtggaacgttggccttcattgctggaatgaatttaagagcagaaGGTTACCCTGGCACTGTACGAGTACCgttgaggctgcacctggagtactgtggttAGTTCTTGTCTCCCTGCTTGAGGAAAGATAGACTGTACTGCCGTTGGAGATGATGCAAAGGCAGTTCACCAGGTTCTGGTTATCTagttggtgggggcgggggggattcaagattgtttaaggtTAAAGATTGTTtaaatgtaatttccagtacacaagtgtaaaggagaacaaaataattgaatcaggtttaatatttctggcatatgtcatgaaatttgttgtcttttcagCAGTGGCACAATACAATaggtaataataaaaactgtgaattataataaatatatataaatgtaaatacaacatttaaattaagtaagtagtgcagtgGTGTCcacgggttcagtgtccattcagaaatctgacggcagagggaaagaagctgttcctgaatcgttgagtgtgtgccttcggatTCCTGCATGTCcttgctgatggtagcaatgagaagacagcacgTACTGGGTGGTGGGgccctttaatgatggatgccgctttcttgaGGCACCGCTCTTGATGGAATCAGTTGAGTCTACAgccttctgcagtctcttgtgatcctgtgcattggagactccataccagccagtgatgcagccagtcaggatgctctccactggacatctgtagaaatttgtgagtgtcttcggtgacatagcaaatcttctcaaactccgaatgaaatctagccactgttgtgccttctttgtaactgcatcgatatgttgggcctaggTTAGGTCCTCAAAGATGTTAACACcggggaacttgaaattgctcactctttccacttctgatccctctatgaggactggtgtgtgttcccttgtattacccttatagagatgtataaaattatgaaaagaacAGATAAAATAGAGGCTAGAAAGTTGTaagtgaggcagtggaggaggccataggtgctgcctggcctactgagttcctccagcattttgtgtgtgttgttccataggttgtgagaacagctCAGTGAAGTtactccctctggttcaagagtatgatggttgagggctaataacttccctgaacctgatggtgtgagtcttgaggctcctgcaccttcttactGATAGCaatggtgagaagagagcacaatCTGGCTGGTGGGGGTCAATTGTTTGTCTAACCTCTATATTAGATAAGCATAAATTTCCTCCAAATAAATAGTTATGAAACCAAGATATTATCTTGAGTTTCCACCAGAATCTCTGTTATCAAATCACTATCTCCATTCCTACATCTCTAAAAGTCAACAAGATAGTTTGCAACCCTGTTGTGTCTTATTTTTGGACACATATCTGTACTACATTGAGTCTGtatattttcattttcattaGCATTAAAGCACTTTGCTCCTTCATCAGCTTTATTGCTGTAACACCTCATTCAGTCTAGACCTTTGTTACTTCTGGTCTGATGGTGTGGATTTAAGAGAGGGTagatgttttttttatttgagtGGTGACTGCTAGATTGTCACAATGTGGGAGCTCATTGACGTCATTTCAGTGGTTAGGATAACGCTGGGAAGTTAGAAGAACTATTAATAAAGGAAAAATGTAGGATTGTTCTTGCTTTCAAAAGTTAAGAACAATTTTATGACAACAAAATAATAGAACATGCCATCAACAGTGATATCCAGCAGTATTTAATCATAAATAGACTTCACACCCTTAGTTAAACTTAAACCAGGGCTGAAGAGGTGAGGGTGATTGTTCTTAATATCAAAGCAGAATTTGTCCAAGTATGACCTCCTGagtcagtgaaaatgaaggaatacTCCCTACTAACTGAATTCATACATGAAGTTCCTCAGAGAAGGAAGCAAGACTTGAAAATGTTACAGGATATGATGAACAGTCAGGAAAGGGTTGATAAATGGCAAAGCAATATTCACACCACTGCTGACAAGTGAGTCTAACCACCAGCCTGGGAGTTCAGAGCCTTATGTTAATATGGTTCTTCCAAAAGCCAATACCTGCTTCCAATGTAGTGTTCCTTTACAATGTCAGCCTGGATCCTGTTTCATTACTGGAGAACAGAGGTTTCAACTTTAGAGACAGGCCTCCCATGCATTAAGCCTCAACTAGCATCTTGAAAAAGTTAATTGCTGCAAAATGATTTGGGATATCTGAGGTTGTGAAAAACACCATAGGAGTGCATAACTTTCTGCTCTCATTTTCATGCCGACTTTTACAGTTTTAATTGGTCTCCTTTTAACATTTTTATAAACTACCTTGtcacccattctgatgtttactgCATATCTGGTATCCTTTTCCTTGATGTCTGGGTTTATAATGGTAATTTATAAAGTTTACCAGAATCTAGTAGTGTAACTTTGGGAAGCTTTAGAAAAATTAAACGGAAAGGGAGTGTAGACTGCGAACTGCTAGAAATTAAGATACCTTGTACCTAGACAGGGGTGACAAACTTGAGCACCCCCTGCAAAAATGTTGTTGGCATTAAACCCCACCCATAATAAAAGGTGCAAAGATAGataatgattatctttactgGCAAGTGAAGCAGCAAATGACTTTTTTACCACCAGAGAGCATTGAGATGTTGTCACGGGATATGTCTCACGCTAGCTAGAGGTCACCTAGACAGTTGCGAGAACACGTGATGTCAGATGATGCATTTTGAAATCCTTAATGGCCTGGTGTACACATCAGTATTTGGGCCAGTTGGCTTTGCCTTCGCTCTGCTTATATTTGTGAGTGAGCAGTGGATTTTCAGTGATACTAATGGTAAATACACCATGTacttcaatggttccatttaatatcagagaatgtactcagtatacaacctgaaatttttaTTCTTTACAGACAttcatgaaacagaagaaaaccccaaagagtgaatgacagaaaaatgttag is part of the Mobula birostris isolate sMobBir1 chromosome 4, sMobBir1.hap1, whole genome shotgun sequence genome and harbors:
- the cep19 gene encoding centrosomal protein of 19 kDa; amino-acid sequence: MTYIPRKCGVKFKPPTIVLIYEDESTKKTRQRLIPIRNFSRFSDCGRAAEEIKNNPRHQVYLNGVSQQQLQKLFHLLRDSLNGLSLEKSLEAFMRTNSINPEEDLNKLDDNELAKKKKIMDELFEKNQRKPSDPEFVYDLEVDFPQDDQIESCGWDEEEQDGEF